The genomic region AGGAAATTCTCTCTTTCGGGTAAAACCATCATGGTATGTGCTATGGTTGCCTTAGCTAAACTATCATATCttcacttatttttttaaattcactatTATTTAGAACCAAAGAACAGTCCAAACTGTAACTGGGCAGTATGGAGAATAGCATTACGTTATGGTTGATGTTGGTGAATTGAAAGAAATTGTTTTTTCCTTTGACTTATAAGGAATTAGTTTCTGCTCCTGATAAAGGCTGCCAACCTTTATTGAAATTAGTGGGGTTCTTGTTTGGTTTACATTTTTGCATTCCCTTACAGAGGATTTGCCATCTTTATATTTTGAAACATAATTACATATTGAGAATATCAGCATGCATTCAGTATTTCATGTGAGGAATCATTCATTGCATATTCATAACCTGAAGAATTGTTCTGTAATTCTAGTCAATATTCATCTGTTCATGTTACACAAATGAGTAAGCATCACAATTTTATACGGAAGTGgaaatctatttatttaaaatcaacaaTAAAGTTCGGGGAGTCTTGTACAGTATAAGACattgtgtaatgtgtatataattaaatattttacaagCATGTTTTTGTAATGCAATACATTTGATATACCTTGATTAAGACAGTGTGCAAGCATGATGAGTAGTTTAGCGAACAGTAGGAAATGAAAGTGCTAAATTCCGAGTCATCTTATTTACACGCATGTTAAACTTTAAAGCAGCTCTTCATAATGTGGACATTATGCCAATAGTTTGAAATAAtagaatgtactgtatgtataaacCATAAAAAGCATCAATATCTCTGATAATCCACAAGGAGGCAGTAGAGGATTTCTGTGCCGCAACCCCATACTGGAAATgtgcaaagcaaaaaaaaagcacaaccaTTCATGAACACATCCTGAAATGACAAGATGCAGGAGTAAAGTATAAAAAGCAAATCTTTATGTGCATCCCTCAGTAGACGTGTGTAGGTAGTGGATTGTGCCGCTGAAGTTTTCTGGAAACTGATTAAGGCCCTTCTtgaccacaaaacacatgttACACCCTCTCATTAGTAGCTACAAGGAACTCAAAATCTGTTCCTTATTTTTATCAACCTTACAATCTCATAGAGAGATAATTATAGTGGCCTAAATGAGTGGTTTCTAACCCTGATCCTGCAGGACCCATACCttgcactttttgttttgttgtgatgTTTTCCCTCCTCAAGTACCCCCATGTCAACACAGGAAGGGTGTTAATTAGTAGATTGTTTGAATCAGGAAAAACAACATGTAAGGCAGGGGAACTCCAGGAACATGTATAAAAACCACTGGGATAAATGGCCCTAATCGTGTGCCTTAACAATACATAATTTACTTTCAGGCAGTGTTTTAGATGTGCAACATTAGCTAGGTGTGTGTCCTAAGTTAACTTAACTATTAAAAGTATTTCATTGTTCCCTTTTCAAACATAAAATGTATAGGGCTGTAAGCCAacatattcaattaaattcaattccaTTACTAAAATATATACACGACAGACAAACACATGCTTTTGACTGATGTTCTCATTGGACATTTAATGGTTTCATTACCATCTTAACTTAAATACTACcaatttttcattcttttttgtgTTTAGGTGCATGCATAGTGTGTTTGCTGGTTTAAATAACTTCAGTTTGTCTATTCAGTGCAGTTGGTGTAATTGCTTTAGAGCACCTCTCTGTGGACAACAAGTGCTATAACTGTATGAGTTATAACCTTTTCTCTTCCCCTTTTTCCATCTGTGGTAAGGTTTTCAGCtcttcatccatctgtctggcAGAACTACAAGTTGTGACTCCAAGTAAATGCAGCTGTAGGAAAAGTTTATTAGAAAAACAGAATGCTCAACAGGCAACATATTGTAACTGCATGCTACCAAAATTTACGCAcaattaaattcaatattttttaaatgtcgtAAATACTGTGAAATACAGAAACGGTATTAAAATGTCACACTACCAACCTGAGCCAAAGTGAGCCGTACAGCACAGGCCTTCTCCCCGAGCTGACTTGTAAACAGGGGAGACGCACACACGGGCATCGCTGGGTACGTGGGTAAGGGTTGTAGAGAGGAGGTGGGGTGGCAGGTATAAAGTGGAACGCTGCCTAGAGGATCGTATAGACTCGCCTTCCCATGTCAGCCAGTAACCACGTAAACCTTCAGCACCTCCTTTCCACTTGACCAGCACGGAGTCATTTCCCACTGTAGTGAGATGCAGATCTGCTAGAGCTGGCAACACTGACAAAAAAGACGGAAACTTAAGCTTTACTCATTCTGCACcgaaagaaaaaatgaaggaaacagTTTTTGGTTGGATTCAAATAATATAGATTTAGAAGGAGTTACTGTAcaacatgtttaaatgttaacacACCAATACCTTCTTGAGTGCATGCTTTGACAGACATGGCTTTCTCTTTGCCAGAGAAGTAGCTGGCACTCACGGTGACCAGGTACTGTGTCCCAGGCTGCAGGTTAGTCAGTACCGTTGAGTTCTGCCTGTTATTAACAGTGAGCACATGGAGTTTCCCTGTTGGAAGGGTGGAGTACTCCACCTGGTAAGTCTGTACAGATTTAGGCTGCAGCGGTCCCCAGCTCACTCTCACACTGGTCATGGTTGACTCAGAAACCGTCACTTGCACCGGGCTCTGGATCTCTGTGTCAGAGGATATTAGGGAAGAGAGGAGGTGTTTAGAAAAAGGGAACATGGAATGTAAACAGTTTTTGCACGGACACTATTTATCACTGTATTTAAACAACTTTAACCCATCACTTCACTTTTTGTATCAAAACACTCTGTCTTAATTTCTACTGAACTGTAGTGtaactaccagtcaaaagtttggacacaccTTCTCATAGAAGGGTCttcattttttctattttctactgtttcttcttcttcttcataataataataataatagcacaaTGGCATGTTCTCAAGGTGCTTCCTGAGGAAGTTTCACCCAGAAGGCTTTTCTTAAATAGGAAGCACACTTTTtgttctaaataaaatgtaattttaagttaaaactacttattaaaaatacatttggatTTGGTAATAAATTTATAGATGGGCCTTAACTTGACTACTTATATTTGTCTATAACAAATTCCAAGCCTTTATCAAAATGTCTCTCGTGTTCCTCCTGTCCCTTATTTCCTTATATTGTAAATTGAACAATGGACATATGAATCAAATTTCAATGTTTCAGACAGCATCCACTTCACAAATGAACCCATTGCTGTTCTCACCTGGCTGTGTGGTGAAGGTGGTATGTAGGGTGTTAAAGGCCTCTAAGTTGGATCGCGGTATTAGCGAGACATTGTATGTGGTGTCCGGACGTAGGTTGCTCAGCCTGGTAGAGCTGGAGTTGCCTGGGCGGGTGATTCTCTGATAGGGGCTTACAGCTGTGCTTTGGTCAGTACCATTCTCTTTCATACTCGTTTCTGTATGTCCCGAGTGAACAGGTCCAAACCGGATGTCATAGTACCCGGTACCTGCAAGCACAGGCCTCCAGTGCAACTCTGCACTAGTAGAGGTGATGTCTTGAACCTGCAGCCTCTTAGCACGAATGATTTCTGGGTAAGCAGAGGGAGAGGCATAAATAAGCAGAACAGTAACGAGAGAACAGAGTTTAACAAGGAGTAAGCCAAGAGGAATGTCTCTCAAAATAGAAAGCTCAGTCAAATGTGACAAATAGCAGCGTCATGAGCTGCTATGGGTATGGGTGAGCGAGTGTATCAGACAAACTCTATTAGGGCACCATGCCATGCCATATTTGATATTCCTAACCTGATCTGTATAATGTGCTTATGGTGTATGTGTAAGAGTCTAAAACTGGGCACTTACGTGACACTCAATCAGTAAAGAGGATTACTTATTATTAATACCTGGAGGCCCTAGGAAGGCtccagtaattttttttttataattagcCCCTCTCTCATTACAGTGTATATTGCTCTGTCCCTTTGCCTTGAAGACTAGTGTTGCTGTCTCAAGCTATTTGTGTCCCTGAGTTGTCTGGCCAAGGCGCCCAAATTTCTACAGCACGCACCGGTGGAGGCTGGAAGACCACACATCTACACccatatacagtggatataaaaagtctacacacccctgttgaaaTGGCAGTTTTTgtcatgaaaaaaattaaaccaagatatatcatgtcagaactttttcctaagctcagtgtgaaattatgatcagaaacattttaggaaaATAGGAGAACTAAAATTGTTACAATAACCAGGTTTCACGCCCTTTTATAATTGGcaatgtggctgtgttcagaatgaaccaatcacattcaatctcatgttcaaaagtaattatcttACAGCTGTCATCAAA from Ictalurus furcatus strain D&B chromosome 15, Billie_1.0, whole genome shotgun sequence harbors:
- the vwa1 gene encoding von Willebrand factor A domain-containing protein 1; amino-acid sequence: MEFRLVLTCLLFSFHLRAGKSQSSSSGSVLNCCEGDVLFLLDSSGSVSMFEFSHMLNFLSELVQPFSLGHGQVRMALLQVGTMPHLEFGFEAYSRQQDLQEALQRTQKLGGDTNTEEALLIAKEEVLKQGIPGGAREGLPRVLVWLTDGVEPGDVQQFMTELRNEGVYVLAVSTGRGNYQVLRDVVSPPAEDHLHFVDIEDMSIITEDLRNAIIEIIRAKRLQVQDITSTSAELHWRPVLAGTGYYDIRFGPVHSGHTETSMKENGTDQSTAVSPYQRITRPGNSSSTRLSNLRPDTTYNVSLIPRSNLEAFNTLHTTFTTQPEIQSPVQVTVSESTMTSVRVSWGPLQPKSVQTYQVEYSTLPTGKLHVLTVNNRQNSTVLTNLQPGTQYLVTVSASYFSGKEKAMSVKACTQEVLPALADLHLTTVGNDSVLVKWKGGAEGLRGYWLTWEGESIRSSRQRSTLYLPPHLLSTTLTHVPSDARVCVSPVYKSARGEGLCCTAHFGSAAFTWSHNL